Genomic DNA from Shouchella patagoniensis:
GAAGACTCTAATTCATCGATGAAAAGAATGGAAGATGGTTGGAACAAAATAGCAAATCTGATCTTATTAGGGGCTTTTAAAAAGGAAAAGCATGGGATAAGTAAACACTAGAAAAGTCTACTGGCGCATAGCCAGTAGACTTTTCCTTCATCGAACCCTCAAACAAGGGTTGAGGTATTACAACCTTTGTTCGACTTAACTGCAACCGCCGTAAACCCGAACGGTGGAATAAGAGGACGGGAATCTAACAAAATGTATCTCTTGGTTTTGGTACGGATAGTCCAAAGAGTGGACGGAGTTTTAAGGCGAGGAATGTTCCACCAAGTGCCATAACGCCCCAAATATAGCCATGTCCACTGAAAGAAGCAATTCCACCAAAATAAGCACCAACGTTACAACCAAAAGCAAGACGTGCACCGTAACCCATTAAGAGGCCACCAATGACCGAAGCTGCTGCGTTTTTTGCTGTAATATTCGAGAACTTGAACAATCCCCCTGCAGCAGAAGCGATAAAAGCACCGATAATAACGCCAAAGTTTAAAATCGTTGTTGTATCAGCAAAGATTGAAGCTTGTAACGCCTCGGTATTTCCTTGCCAGTAACCCCAGCTTGCTACATCAAAACCAACAGCTTCAGCTGCTTTTGAACCCCAGAGCGTGAAGGCAGAAGTCACGCCCCAAGGCGTTCCACGAATTAACAAAGTTAATGCATTTAGTATGGCAAGAACGATTGCAGCCGCAAACAAAGGCCACGAACCACGGAGGAGACGTTTCCATCCAACCGCTGAAGGTACTGGGGCCATTTCAGGAGGTTTGCGTTTCTTTTCAATAAAGATCGTAATGAGCGCAATAATGCCAAAAAGAGCAAGTGAAGCAATCCATGCCCCGCCATAGCCGAGGCCAGTTGATGTTGCCAGAGAGAACGGTTCTGCTGCTGGCATATCTTCCATCCAGAAATCAAAATGTGCCGCGCCAATTGTTGAACCGATAATGAAAAACAACAACGTAATAAACATGACAGAACGTCCGCCACCAACAGCGTAAAGTGTTCCAGATGCACAACCACCGCCTAGCTGCATCCCAATACCGAAAATAAACGCACCAACTAATAAGCTTACGCCAATTGGAGAAACATACCCATTTGCTTCAGCGCCAAAGAATGTAGTACCAACAGCAAGGATTGGAGCAAATAATGTACAAGCTACAGCAAGCATGACCATATGCGCTCGTAAAGATTTACCGTTTCCGACTGAAGCTAGTCTGCGAAAGGCTGATGTAAAACCAAACCGGGCATGAAATAATGTGTATCCAAGACCAATCCCTACTAGAAGTAATAGGGGTTGAACGAGATGTTGTGTGAACGCTAAAAAAATTGTCAAAGCTACCGCTACAATAATGCCACCTGCGACAAGTATATATTGAGGGTTTTTTAATGGCGGCGCTTTTCTTTCTGTGTTGTTATTTGCATTTTGTACAAGAGTAGCCATTAGATCACCTCTTATTCTTATTATTTTACTATGGATTATAATATCGTAGTCGGAACAGTTGCTTCTGTCAAGAATGAGATTTTAAAAAGAATCGTTTGGAGGATTGAAATACACATTAAAAAGGTTAGCTGAAGCTGCTGATATAGTGGGGGAAGTCTTATCCTTGTAATCCGATTTGTGAAATTGGATTATAAATCAAATATATTTGCTGTAAATGGTGGGCCTATCATGATTGGTTGAGGTGAAAGACACTGCTAGGAACTGTGATCATAGCTTATGCATTAATTTATTTTCGCATATCTTATCATCTATTAAAGGATTCTAGTTAATAGTTGAATAAATCGACTCTTCAATACCTGGAAGGAGTCGATACACACTCTTATTAATATATGTTTCAATCTCTTGTTTAATGGTATAAAACCCGTTCCAATGAAGTGAAGTGTAGAGAGTGGTTCCATGTCGTAAACCAACGGATACAAGTCTTTTCTCAAGTGTTGTAAAGCCATTAGAATCGGCTAGTGCATTACATAGTGTAATGACTTTACTATACAGATCATAGGTTCTGTGTTGATTAAGGATATCAATTAGAGTCGCTTGCATATAATTTGGAACAAGGTTCCAAGCTGCGGCAAGTTCAATGTTTTTGTTTCCATTTGGAAATGAATGAGTAACACAAACGAGTGCATTTCCTGAAAACCCTAATTCTTCTAAATAAGTGTAGCCATCATATGAATGAATAACTGATTTTGTCACACCTTTGTACCTGCCAATATCATGCAAGAGAGCTGCATTATACTCTAAATCAATATTCAAATTAAATCCAAATTTATTAAGTTCTTGTAAGATTATTTCGGTAGCTCTTGCGACATGAATGGAATGGTCAACCCATGGACCGGGGTTCTTTTCACTTGCAAGTGTTAATAATGTGAGAGCATAATCTCTGTCTTGGATATAGTTCATCATGTATTCCTTTCTAAACCTCTTTATTTATACTACTTCACCTTTGTAATTGAAAGTCCTTTCTTGATTTATTTTTCTTATAGGATTAAAAAAAGCAAAGCAGAGTAAAACTCTGCCTTGCTTTTTTAACCGCTATTTCATCCAATTATCTACGAGTTCGCGGTTGTTTTCAATCCATTCTTTTGCTGCTTCAACATCATCAAGTTCATTTTGAAGGGCAAGTAATTCAGATAACGAATCATCATCAAAATAACTGTTATTTAACCAATCGACAATTTCAGGTATATCTTCTGCTAGTCCGTTACGAGCAATATAATAAATATCGTCAGGGTCACCGTATACATTATCTGGATCTTCCAAGTATTTCATGTCGTAATCATTAAAAGACCAATGTGGATTCCATAAAGTAACAACAATAGGTTCTTCGTTCTGATAAGCAGTTTCAAGCTGTTGAATCATTGCTTGCTCTGACGAAGAAGAAAGAGTAAAGTCTTCAAGACCGTAATGAGGGATAATTTCATCTTCAGTAATTTGCATTAAAGCAGACCCAGGGTCGATACCAACAATGGTACCGTTTAGTTCGTCATAATAACTTTTTAAGTCCTCAATTGAATGAATGTCTTCCATATAAGTTGGGACGGCAAGTCCAAGTGTGGCTCCTTCGTAAATGACTCCATCTTCTTGTACATCAATTGTTTCAGAGTCTTTTGTTAGGTAGGCTTGATCCGTAAACGGCAACCATGTATTAAAAGCAATGTCAAAATCTCCATTCTCTGTTCCTTCAAATAAGAACGCTTTCTCAACTGCTGCAGCCTCAACTTCATATCCTTTTTCTTCTAAAAGTTGTTCCCATACATGGGCAAAGGCTATCGCTTCTGCATATGTATTGTATCCAATATTAATTTCTGTGCTATTTTCTGTTGTTCCTTCACCTTCGTCATTTCCGCATGCAGCTAGCGTACTGACTGCAATTAGGGAAACTCCAGCAATAATCATTTTTTTCATGACGAATGATCCTCCCAAAGTGTGTTTATCATGTATCACTATTTTAGAATAGCATAACTATACATTAGTATGCACATGTTCTTGGTTGAATAATCAAAAAGTGGTAGAGCATGAACCTTGAGAATAGCTTCTCATGAAGCGTTTTTTCGCGTTGGTCTACAGGAGGAAATCCGTTCTTAACAACTGTAAAATGTATAATCTTACTAATCATTAAATACGTCACTCTGTGAGTAATTTAGGAGAAATGGGGTATATGAAAGAAAAACATGTAAAGAGGAGTGGAGAACTTGGATCCCATTATATGGATTATAATAGCGCTACTTTTATTTTCTGTTTTAGCTGGTGTAACAAAAGCGGTTATTCGAGTGATCTTTACAATTGCAGCAATTAGTGTATTAATTATTCTAATTGGTCAGCTTATAGGTGTAATGTAGCTTTTACGATTTAAGCGTATAAATGTGATCTATCAAGCATGCCTTGATAAATTTTTTCTATAAAACCTATGAAAAGAAAAATAAAACGCTGTTGTACGAACATGCTCATTGAACGCGTTAATTATTTTATAGAAAAGAGGGAGAATATGAAAGCCATCCTGTTTGATTTAGATGGAACGTTACTTGATCGCAGAGCGTCATTACGTCGTTTTATAAAAGAGCAACGGGAACGACTTGGAAACGAACTGAAAGAAACGGATGAGCTGAGTTACGAGGAAGATTTCCTGACGTGGGATAATAATGGATATGTGACGAAAGACATTGTTTATCAAAAGCTTATCGCTAAATACAACATAAAGTCTTTTACAGCAACAGAGCTTTTGCAGGACTATGAGGAGTTTTTTTATACAAGCTGCATTCCATTTGCTAATTTGATATCGACTTTAGCAGAATTGCAGAAACAGTCAATAAAGCTTGGTATTGTTACAAATGGAAAAAAAGATTTTCAGCAAAAAAACCTTGAGGCTCTTGGAATTGCAACGTATTTTGAGTCTGTTGTCATATCTGAAGCTGTAGGCGTAAAGAAGCCTGATCCTGCAATCTTCTTACATGCAGCAGAGGAACTTGGCGTCCTGCCTAAAGAGTGCTTGTTTGTTGGCGATCATCCTGAGATTGACTTTTCAGGTGCAGAAGCTGTTGGCATGACGGGTGTTTGGCGTGTGAATGGCATGTGGAAGCCCCCAAAAACGACACACGAAATAACGAATTTAACTCAACTGTTGCTAATAGTTGATGAAATAAACAATAATAGTCATTAAATAAGTCTTGTATGTGGGTAAGAGAAGCGCTTTATGACGCTTGTTTGTTATTACCCGAAGAAAGGCCGGTTTACGTATGAAAAACTATATTTTTCTCGTCTTTGGTACATTCCTCTTTGCTGTGTCTGTGACTATCTTTGCGATGCCTAATTCGTTAGCAGAGGGAGGAGTACCGGGGCTAGCACTTCTGCTTTATCATGGCTTTGGGTTTTCACCAGCTTTAATTACTCTACTTGCTAATGCTGTGACGTTATTGATTGGCTATCGTTATTTACCCAAAGATATGATCATGAAATCGATCCTAACGATTCCGCTCTTTTCATTTTTTATTTTTCTATTAGAAGGCTTTGGGAGTAGTATCCCTGACCCTTTACTAGCTGCGTTATTTACTGGGTTGTTTACAGGAATCGGGTTTGGTTTTATTTTTCGGGCAGGAAGCACAACTGGCGGTACATCTACGCTTGCGCGAATGCTCAATTATAAATTTGGTTGGGAGCTAACTGGAACAAATTTTGTTCTTGATGCATCGATTGTACTGGCTGGGGTATTTATCATTGGTCCCCTCCATACGATGTATACGGTACTAGCGCTTTTCATAGGGAAACGTGTAACAGATTATGTACTTGAAGGCTTTGAGTCTAAAAAAATCATTCATATCTTTTCTCCAAAGACAGAGGAAATCGCAAACGCAATTCAGCTTAATCTCGGAGCCCATACAACCATTTTAAAGGGCGAAAAAAATCAAGAAGGAGTAGAAGAACATCTTCTATATGTCGCAATCCCTAAGCAAAGGCTTTTCTATTTGAAAAAACTTGTCCAAGGCATCGATGTTAATGCATTTACAGTTGTACATACAGTAAAAGATGTGACTGGAGGAAGCTTTGCCGAGGCCCATCACCCTACACAAAAAACATTTAAAAACGAGCAAGCAGAGAAGAATTATTATCAAAGACAAGCAGACAAAGAGTAAGCAGACGTATAAAAGCAGGCATGTTCTTATGGACATGCTTGTTTTTTTACGGAGTAAATATGCGATCTGTATACATTGTTTTTCATTTTTTAGTCAAGTTATCCAATGACTCCACTACACAATCACTCTAGCATTATAAGGAATAAAACTGTGATTAGTGGAGGTTCATAATGATGAAAAGAACGAGGAGTAAATGGATTGTACCAGCGTCTTTAGTATTGTTAGCTGCTTGTGGGGGGAGTGCAAACTCCGATGGAAAAGAAGCTGTGAAATTGGTTTTGAACTGGTTTCCTAAAAGCCAAATGGGCGGCTTTTATGCTGCTCAAGTAAACGGAGACTATGAAGACAATGGTCTTGATGTGGAAATTGAACCAGGTGGACCAGAGGTTTCCGCGATACAACTAGTTGCTTCTGGTAATGCAGATTTCGGGCTTGCCCATGCGGATCAACTCCTTGTGGCCAGGAATGAAGGGATCGAATTTATTGCTCTCGCTG
This window encodes:
- a CDS encoding glycine betaine ABC transporter substrate-binding protein, translated to MKKMIIAGVSLIAVSTLAACGNDEGEGTTENSTEINIGYNTYAEAIAFAHVWEQLLEEKGYEVEAAAVEKAFLFEGTENGDFDIAFNTWLPFTDQAYLTKDSETIDVQEDGVIYEGATLGLAVPTYMEDIHSIEDLKSYYDELNGTIVGIDPGSALMQITEDEIIPHYGLEDFTLSSSSEQAMIQQLETAYQNEEPIVVTLWNPHWSFNDYDMKYLEDPDNVYGDPDDIYYIARNGLAEDIPEIVDWLNNSYFDDDSLSELLALQNELDDVEAAKEWIENNRELVDNWMK
- a CDS encoding HAD family hydrolase, encoding MKAILFDLDGTLLDRRASLRRFIKEQRERLGNELKETDELSYEEDFLTWDNNGYVTKDIVYQKLIAKYNIKSFTATELLQDYEEFFYTSCIPFANLISTLAELQKQSIKLGIVTNGKKDFQQKNLEALGIATYFESVVISEAVGVKKPDPAIFLHAAEELGVLPKECLFVGDHPEIDFSGAEAVGMTGVWRVNGMWKPPKTTHEITNLTQLLLIVDEINNNSH
- a CDS encoding YitT family protein translates to MKNYIFLVFGTFLFAVSVTIFAMPNSLAEGGVPGLALLLYHGFGFSPALITLLANAVTLLIGYRYLPKDMIMKSILTIPLFSFFIFLLEGFGSSIPDPLLAALFTGLFTGIGFGFIFRAGSTTGGTSTLARMLNYKFGWELTGTNFVLDASIVLAGVFIIGPLHTMYTVLALFIGKRVTDYVLEGFESKKIIHIFSPKTEEIANAIQLNLGAHTTILKGEKNQEGVEEHLLYVAIPKQRLFYLKKLVQGIDVNAFTVVHTVKDVTGGSFAEAHHPTQKTFKNEQAEKNYYQRQADKE
- a CDS encoding YeeE/YedE family protein; this translates as MATLVQNANNNTERKAPPLKNPQYILVAGGIIVAVALTIFLAFTQHLVQPLLLLVGIGLGYTLFHARFGFTSAFRRLASVGNGKSLRAHMVMLAVACTLFAPILAVGTTFFGAEANGYVSPIGVSLLVGAFIFGIGMQLGGGCASGTLYAVGGGRSVMFITLLFFIIGSTIGAAHFDFWMEDMPAAEPFSLATSTGLGYGGAWIASLALFGIIALITIFIEKKRKPPEMAPVPSAVGWKRLLRGSWPLFAAAIVLAILNALTLLIRGTPWGVTSAFTLWGSKAAEAVGFDVASWGYWQGNTEALQASIFADTTTILNFGVIIGAFIASAAGGLFKFSNITAKNAAASVIGGLLMGYGARLAFGCNVGAYFGGIASFSGHGYIWGVMALGGTFLALKLRPLFGLSVPKPRDTFC
- a CDS encoding HD domain-containing protein, producing the protein MNYIQDRDYALTLLTLASEKNPGPWVDHSIHVARATEIILQELNKFGFNLNIDLEYNAALLHDIGRYKGVTKSVIHSYDGYTYLEELGFSGNALVCVTHSFPNGNKNIELAAAWNLVPNYMQATLIDILNQHRTYDLYSKVITLCNALADSNGFTTLEKRLVSVGLRHGTTLYTSLHWNGFYTIKQEIETYINKSVYRLLPGIEESIYSTIN